From the genome of Malus sylvestris chromosome 6, drMalSylv7.2, whole genome shotgun sequence, one region includes:
- the LOC126627446 gene encoding uncharacterized protein LOC126627446 isoform X2, with product MTAILPNPFALKSNSNHRYLCCGADGVLRFTGQESTPIFATENGQKPGDVHVKYNGNGKYFVRAPGQTGPPFKIVATADAPNETITDENCTLFESENVGPTTPTQVVFRFRHVQSKLYVTPTYVLGVDAVLCAKDANPDVNGVADLLTAVGPR from the coding sequence ATGACAGCAATCCTACCAAACCCTTTTGCATTGAAATCTAACAGCAACCACCGTTACTTGTGCTGCGGAGCAGACGGGGTTCTGCGATTCACTGGACAGGAATCTACCCCAATTTTCGCAACGGAGAATGGACAAAAACCTGGAGACGTGCATGTCAAGTACAATGGAAACGGCAAATACTTCGTAAGGGCGCCGGGTCAAACTGGACCGCCATTTAAGATCGTGGCCACCGCTGATGCACCAAACGAAACCATTACCGATGAAAATTGCACTTTATTCGAGTCTGAGAATGTCGGACCAACTACCCCCACACAAGTGGTCTTTCGATTTCGCCATGTGCAGAGCAAGCTCTATGTAACGCCAACCTATGTGCTAGGTGTAGACGCTGTCCTCTGTGCAAAGGATGCCAACCCTGACGTCAACGGAGTAGCGGATCTCCTTACTGCCGTTGGCCCTCGTTGA